A region from the Acanthopagrus latus isolate v.2019 chromosome 8, fAcaLat1.1, whole genome shotgun sequence genome encodes:
- the rag2 gene encoding V(D)J recombination-activating protein 2 has protein sequence MTLQPLTPVNCASLLQPGCSLLQLDGEVLLFGQKGWPKRSCPTGVFGVRLKRGEMKLRAISFSNDSCYLPPLRCPAICRLDPYDGLPESYLIHGGRTPNNEISSSLYLLTMDSRGCNRKLTLCCKEKELVGEVPGARYGHTMSMVQSRGKTACVLFGGRSYMPAGERTTETWNSVVDCPPQVLLLDLEFGCSSAHTLPELCDGQSFHVALAREDCVYFIGGHSLASDSRPPRLFRLRVELLQGSPLLSCETLDTGISISSAIITRTGPAHRYIILGGYKSDSQKRMECSTVILDEKGIHFEHLEPPNWIPDIIHSRTWFGGSAGEGSVLLGVPTEGRPSQQDTHYFYQVNFQTEGEGKEEEGAQACSQESTDYDDSTPLEDSEELYFGREPHELEDSSDGEQDTYNEDDEEDESQTGYWIKCCLGCQLDPNTWEPYYSTELYRPAMIFCSRGEEGHWVHAQCMELSETLLLKLSQGSKKYFCQDHGGLPYQEMTPPRQIAPLKRTPMKVKNRKTPTIKISPSKKSFFRRLFE, from the coding sequence ATGACCCTGCAACCATTAACTCCAGTGAACTGTGCGAGCCTCCTCCAGCCcggctgctctctgctgcagctggatggTGAGGTTCTCCTGTTTGGCCAGAAGGGCTGGCCCAAGCGCTCGTGTCCGACGGGTGTGTTTGGGGTTCGGTTAAAACGTGGTGAGATGAAGCTGAGGGCCATCTCCTTCTCCAATGACTCATGCTACCTCCCCCCGTTACGCTGCCCGGCCATTTGCCGCCTCGACCCCTATGATGGGCTTCCCGAGAGTTATCTCATCCATGGTGGCCGCACGCCAAATAACGAGATCTCATCGAGCCTGTATCTGCTGACCATGGATAGCCGTGGCTGCAACCGTAAACTGACCCTGTGCTGCAAAGAGAAAGAACTGGTGGGAGAAGTGCCCGGGGCCAGATACGGCCACACGATGAGCATGGTTCAAAGCCGAGGGAAGACGGCTTGCGTGTTGTTTGGGGGTCGATCCTACATGCCGGCCGGAGAGCGGACCACAGAGACCTGGAACAGCGTCGTCGACTGTCCTCCTCAGGTGCTCCTGTTGGACCTGGAGTTTGGTTGCTCCTCTGCGCACACTTTACCTGAGCTCTGCGACGGACAGTCTTTCCATGTGGCCCTGGCCAGGGAAGACTGTGTCTACTTCATCGGGGGTCACTCGCTCGCCTCCGACTCCCGACCTCCTCGACTCTTTCGCCTGCGCGTCGAGCTTCTGCAAGGCAGCCCGTTGCTTTCTTGTGAGACTCTAGACACCGGCATCTCCATCTCCAGTGCCATCATCACCCGTACAGGTCCCGCTCACAGATATATCATCTTAGGCGGGTATAAGTCAGACTCTCAGAAGAGGATGGAGTGCAGCACTGTGATTCTGGATGAAAAAGGGATCCACTTTGAGCACTTAGAACCACCTAACTGGATCCCGGATATCATTCATAGCCGCACTTGGTTTGGCGGCAGTGCCGGGGAGGGAAGCGTCCTGCTTGGTGTGCCTACTGAGGGAAGGCCGTCCCAACAAGATACGCATTACTTCTATCAGGTGAACTtccagacagagggagaaggcaaagaggaagaaggagccCAGGCGTGCAGCCAGGAGTCAACAGATTACGACGACTCCACTCCTCTTGAAGACTCTGAGGAGCTTTACTTCGGCCGTGAGCCACATGAGCTGGAGGACAGCAGCGATGGAGAACAGGACACTTACAATGAGGACGACGAGGAGGACGAATCCCAAACAGGCTACTGGATCAAATGCTGCCTGGGCTGTCAGCTGGACCCCAACACTTGGGAGCCGTACTACTCTACTGAGCTCTACCGGCCCGCCATGATCTTCTgctccagaggagaggagggacacTGGGTCCACGCCCAGTGCATGGAGCTGTCTGAGACCCTGCTGCTGAAGCTCTCTCAGGGCAGCAAAAAGTACTTTTGCCAGGACCACGGAGGCCTTCCGTACCAGGAGATGACCCCGCCTCGGCAGATCGCTCCTCTGAAGCGCACCCCCATGAAAGTGAAGAACAGGAAGACGCCAACAATCAAGATATCCCCGTCcaaaaaaagctttttcagAAGGCTTTTTGAATGA
- the rag1 gene encoding V(D)J recombination-activating protein 1 translates to MAEESQETDDPRSTMPAELHHPHSQYSQWKFKLFRVKSMEKAPLPSETQPESGALLGISPPAASDVELGNGVGPGSVMKLCLGGKSKENVEGPGRRVDIKLQEMETHMDHLRCLCRLCGMVLRKVKGPVHVVHGDLDETSRVALRKMGCRFTSWPEVILKVFKVDVTEDTEALHPLSFCHRCWMVAIRGGGVCSFSRTRVPEWKPHSALCHLCYPRKTSFQRSGRKRRRAIHRAQSLAKRTRWDNGDSTGERRALRRPVIRTWRKPSTQREQWVRNITHCQKDHLSIKQISEKLPVDFLFSFTCLVCDHLLSDPVQSPCGHLFCRSCFIKYSYVLGPHCPACNLRCTADDLSTPAKPFLSALQSLPLLCPRSGCDKQVRLDSFKDHCLDHDADEQDAYKQSSQLDSYLLTNKGGRPRQHLLSLTRRAQKHRLKDLKNQVKVFADKEEGGDLKSVCMTLFLLALRSGNEHRQADELEAIMRGRGSGLHPAVCLAIRVNTFLSCSQYHKMYRTVKATSGRQIFQPLHTLRAAEKELLPGFHQFEWQPALKNVSTSCDVGIINGLSGWASSVDETPADTITRRFRYDVALVSALKDLEEDIMDGLRENGMEDSACTSGFRVMIKESCDGMGDVSEKHGGGPAVPEKAVRFSFTIMSVSVLADGEEKEVTIFTEPKPNSELSCKPLCLMFVDESDHETLTAILWPVVAERKAMKESRLILSIGGLARSFRFHFRGTGYDEKMVREMEGLEASGSTYVCTLCDSSRAEASENMVLHSITRNHDENLERYEIWRTNPFSESADELRDRVKGVSAKPFMETHPTLDALHCDIGNATEFYKIFQDEIGEVFQRPNPSREERRSWRAALDKQLRKKMKLKPVMRMNGNYARKLMTEEAVEVVCELVPSEERREALRELMRLYLQMKPVWRASCPAKECPDQLCRYSFNSQRFADLLSSTFKYRYNGKITNYLHKTLAHVPEIIERDGSIGAWASEGNESANKLFRRFRKMNARQSKAFELEDVLKHHWLYTSKSLQKFMEAHKDSAKALQATIEPVETPDDDDMILEDNEF, encoded by the exons ATGGCGGAGGAGAGCCAGGAGACAGATGACCCCAGATCCACCATGCCGGCTGAGCTCCACCACCCCCACTCTCAGTACTCTCAGTGGAAGTTCAAACTGTTTAGGGTGAAGTCCATGGAAAAGGCACCTCTGCCCAGTGAGACGCAGCCTGAGAGTGGAGCCTTGTTAGGGATCTCACCTCCCGCGGCTTCTGATGTAGAGTTAGGTAATGGTGTGGGTCCAGGGAGTGTTATGAAATTGTGCCTTGGGGGAAAGAGCAAGGAAAATGTGGAGGGCCCGGGCCGGAGGGTGGATATCAAGCTGCAGGAAATGGAGACCCACATGGACCACCTCAG GTGCTTGTGCCGTCTCTGTGGGATGGTGCTGAGAAAGGTCAAAGGCCCAGTGCACGTCGTTCACGGAGATCTGGATGAGACGAGCAGAGTCGCCCTGCGCAAAATGGGCTGCAGGTTTACAAGCTGGCCGGAGGTCATCCTCAAAGTCTTCAAAGTGGACGTGACCGAGGACACAGAAGCTCTCCACCCTCTGTCCTTCTGCCATCGCTGTTGGATGGTTGCCATACGAGGAGGGGGCGTCTGCAGCTTCTCCAGAACAAGAGTCCCCGAGTGGAAGCCCCACTCCGCCCTCTGTCACCTCTGCTACCCCAGAAAGACCTCCTTCCAGCGGAGCGGCAGGAAGAGGCGGAGAGCCATTCACCGAGCGCAGAGCCTGGCGAAAAGGACCAG GTGGGACAACGGTGACAGCACTGGTGAAAGGAGAGCTCTGAGACGCCCTGTGATCCGGACCTGGAGGAAGCCCAGCACCCAGCGAGAGCAGTGGGTGAGGAACATCACCCACTGCCAGAAAGACCACCTGAGCATCAAGCAGATCTCCGAGAAGCTTCCTGttgacttcctcttttctttcaccTGCCTGGTTTGTGACCACCTGCTCTCCGATCCAGTCCAGTCCCCCTGTGGGCACCTCTTCTGCCGGAGCTGTTTCATAAAATACAGCTACGTTCTCGGACCTCACTGCCCGGCCTGCAACTTGCGCTGCACCGCTGATGATCTCTCCACGCCTGCCAAACCCTTCCTATCTGCCCTCCAATCCCTGCCTCTGCTCTGCCCCAGGAGTGGCTGCGACAAGCAGGTGAGGCTCGACTCCTTCAAAGATCACTGTCTGGACCATGATGCGGACGAACAGGACGCGTACAAGCAGTCATCGCAACTCGACAGCTACTTGCTCACCAATAAAGGAGGGAGGCCCCGTCAGCACTTGCTATCCCTAACACGGCGCGCCCAGAAGCATCGCCTGAAGGACCTGAAGAACCAGGTGAAGGTGTTCGCGGACAAAGAGGAAGGCGGCGACCTGAAGTCCGTGTGTATGACCCTGTTTCTGCTCGCACTGCGATCTGGAAATGAACACCGGCAGGCGGATGAGCTAGAGGCCATCATGCGAG gcagAGGCTCTGGGTTGCATCCTGCTGTGTGCCTGGCCATTCGGGTCAACACTTTCCTGAGTTGCAGCCAGTATCACAAGATGTACCGGACTGTCAAAGCCACCAGCGGCCGACAAATTTTCCAGCCTCTGCACACGCTGCGAGCTGCAGAAAAGGAGCTTCTCCCCGGCTTTCACCAGTTTGAATGGCAGCCAGCTCTCAAGAATGTGTCTACGTCTTGCGATGTTGGCATTATTAATGGGCTCTCTGGATGGGCTTCCTCAGTGGATGAGACCCCGGCTGACACCATCACTCGGCGCTTTCGCTATGATGTGGCACTGGTGTCAGCATTAAAGGATCTAGAGGAGGACATCATGGATGGGCTGAGAGAGAATGGGATGGAAGACAGCGCCTGCACCTCAGGCTTCAGAGTCATGATCAAGGAGTCTTGTGACGGCATGGGCGATGTCAGCGAGAAGCACGGCGGAGGACCAGCTGTTCCCGAGAAGGCTGTACGCTTCTCTTTCACCAttatgtctgtttctgtcctggCAGACGGCGAGGAGAAAGAGGTTACTATCTTCACGGAGCCAAAGCCGAACTCAGAACTGTCCTGTAAGCCCCTTTGCCTGATGTTTGTGGATGAGTCAGACCATGAGACGCTCACAGCCATCCTGTGGCCTGTAGTTGCAGAGCGGAAAGCAATGAAAGAGAGCAGGCTGATCCTGTCCATCGGTGGACTTGCTCGCTCCTTCCGCTTTCACTTCAGAGGCACCGGATACGATGAGAAGATGGTGCGTGAGATGGAGGGCCTCGAGGCCTCGGGGTCCACCTATGTCTGCACTCTTTGCGACTCCAGTCGGGCGGAGGCGTCTGAAAACATGGTACTGCACTCCATCACCCGCAATCATGACGAGAACTTGGAACGTTACGAAATCTGGAGGACCAACCCTTTTTCTGAGTCTGCAGATGAGCTGCGAGACAGAGTCAAAGGGGTCTCGGCCAAGCCCTTCATGGAGACCCATCCCACGCTGGATGCGCTGCACTGTGACATCGGCAACGCCACCGAGTTCTACAAAATCTTCCAGGACGAGATCGGGGAGGTGTTCCAGAGGCCCAACCCCAGCCGGGAGGAACGGCGCAGCTGGAGGGCGGCCCTCGATAAACagctgaggaagaaaatgaagctTAAACCGGTCATGAGGATGAATGGGAACTATGCCCGCAAGCTAATGACCGAGGAGGCCGTGGAGGTGGTGTGTGAGCTGGTGccctcagaggagaggagggaggccctGAGGGAGCTCATGAGGCTCTATCTCCAGATGAAGCCCGTGTGGCGAGCCAGCTGCCCAGCTAAAGAGTGCCCCGACCAGCTGTGCCGCTACAGCTTCAACTCCCAGCGCTTTGctgacctcctctcctccaccttcaaATATAGGTACAACGGAAAGATAACCAATTACCTGCACAAGACCCTGGCCCACGTCCCTGAAATCATAGAGAGAGACGGATCCATCGGTGCCTGGGCCAGTGAGGGGAACGAGTCGGCAAACAAGCTGTTCAGGCGTTTCCGGAAGATGAATGCACGTCAGTCGAAGGCCTTTGAGCTGGAGGACGTGCTGAAGCACCACTGGCTCTACACGTCCAAGTCCTTGCAGAAGTTTATGGAGGCTCACAAAGACTCTGCCAAAGCCCTGCAAGCTACGATCGAACCAGTAGAGACCCCGGACGACGATGACATGATTCTGGAAGATAATGAGTTTTGA